The proteins below are encoded in one region of Paraburkholderia phenazinium:
- a CDS encoding response regulator transcription factor: MRVLLIDDHALLRAGVSLLLKQVRSDMEVVEAGTLAEGLEEARRQALNMVFLDLDLPDGHGFTALQQLKIDRPSLPVVIMSAQEDPAIIDKAIELHAMGFVPKSQNPDVLFAALQAALAGGVFLPASIVDRGDHSSPPSTAWPHGRPDPGGFGLGNQATTAFELGLTPREFDTLKWVVLGYPTKTIAQKMGIEDITIRKYVSSLLAHFNVRRRTELIVYVAKSGIRLGTPEISSPDQVVGCPR; encoded by the coding sequence ATGCGAGTACTTCTGATAGACGACCACGCACTGCTAAGAGCCGGAGTGTCATTGCTGCTGAAACAGGTGCGCTCGGACATGGAGGTTGTCGAAGCGGGAACGTTGGCGGAAGGACTGGAAGAGGCGCGTCGCCAGGCACTGAATATGGTCTTTCTCGACCTGGACCTCCCCGACGGGCACGGTTTTACGGCACTGCAACAACTCAAAATTGACCGGCCTTCACTGCCGGTGGTCATCATGTCGGCGCAGGAGGACCCGGCCATTATCGATAAGGCAATCGAACTTCATGCAATGGGATTTGTGCCGAAATCACAGAACCCGGATGTCCTGTTTGCTGCCCTGCAGGCTGCACTTGCAGGAGGCGTGTTCCTGCCGGCATCGATTGTCGACCGCGGTGATCATTCGTCGCCGCCCAGTACTGCGTGGCCACACGGCAGGCCTGACCCGGGAGGTTTTGGTCTGGGCAACCAGGCCACCACGGCTTTTGAACTCGGCCTGACGCCGCGTGAGTTTGACACCCTGAAATGGGTGGTTCTTGGCTATCCGACCAAAACGATCGCGCAGAAAATGGGTATCGAGGACATTACGATCCGCAAGTACGTGAGCAGCCTGCTTGCGCACTTCAATGTCAGGCGACGGACCGAGCTCATCGTTTATGTGGCCAAAAGCGGGATCCGGCTTGGCACTCCTGAAATCAGCTCTCCAGACCAGGTCGTCGGCTGTCCGCGTTGA
- a CDS encoding hybrid sensor histidine kinase/response regulator encodes MLLPTFFARHFPSTEQEKAFLEEYGAKFVSQRRVALVMALSIWSAFFLWDWVQSHTFSRTTFIYLVIIRISGILLFTFLIRLSWKENFIRERYAVSWLISAVLFSWCALLAMMLIAPPNNTFREYYPGLLLVDYFLFTFLRIRTKQAAIVGVICFVTFNITEYQLNRDPSYLNGMGAYAWFSSAFFLICFYVLGSMVATQLEMSVRTDFTARRALTKAQAEATAASMLLKKQNEKMQELVLEKERFFSSAYHDIQQPLAVIGLYIRSAIQKLREHDPAVESDLSLVESSAADMVNLFKGIHDYSELGSYRIQLQAVDPAEVLSEVTQQYSRLAKEKGICFKITQRNRQPPYISTDRPLFKRLLSNLVSNAIKYTFHGGVTIGWVRLPNTLRIDVWDTGIGIPAEHREKIFSEYYQINNPGRDRSRGIGLGLSIVHKIESILPRHRLSFSSVEGRGSRFSLYAPVTAGRVSDAPSMSGGGAPPRDLSGKYVVVCDDEPALLRGLTQLFVSAGALVDSVSSLTETRGLLETIGREPDVIVTDMRLQGGDTGIQVAETIRSHWEVRTPVAFITGELITSDSQSMRGFQPPFTIIRKSSDPEQIVGQVHALLNADSRRPGLES; translated from the coding sequence ATGCTGCTTCCCACCTTCTTTGCCCGGCATTTTCCGTCAACCGAACAGGAAAAGGCGTTTTTGGAAGAATACGGAGCCAAGTTTGTCTCGCAGAGACGTGTAGCCTTGGTGATGGCGCTTTCAATATGGAGTGCATTTTTCCTTTGGGACTGGGTCCAGTCGCATACCTTCAGTCGGACCACATTCATATATCTGGTAATCATCCGCATTTCTGGTATTCTACTTTTCACATTTCTTATTCGATTAAGCTGGAAAGAAAATTTCATAAGAGAAAGGTACGCCGTATCATGGCTGATTTCAGCTGTACTTTTTTCGTGGTGTGCCCTTCTTGCAATGATGCTGATTGCGCCGCCAAACAACACATTCAGGGAGTACTACCCTGGACTTCTGCTCGTTGATTACTTTCTCTTCACTTTTCTTCGCATTCGCACGAAACAGGCTGCCATTGTTGGCGTGATTTGTTTTGTCACATTCAACATTACCGAATACCAGCTTAACAGGGATCCATCCTATCTTAACGGAATGGGAGCCTACGCATGGTTTTCCTCGGCGTTTTTCCTGATCTGCTTCTATGTTCTGGGATCGATGGTTGCCACGCAGCTTGAAATGTCCGTGAGAACGGACTTCACTGCCCGTCGGGCTCTGACGAAAGCACAAGCAGAGGCCACCGCAGCCTCCATGCTTCTGAAAAAACAGAACGAAAAAATGCAGGAATTAGTCCTTGAAAAGGAACGTTTTTTCTCATCAGCCTATCATGATATCCAGCAACCGCTTGCGGTGATCGGCCTCTATATCAGAAGTGCAATACAGAAGCTCCGGGAGCATGACCCGGCCGTTGAATCAGACCTGTCGCTCGTCGAAAGCAGCGCGGCGGACATGGTTAACCTGTTTAAAGGAATACACGATTATTCCGAACTTGGATCGTACCGGATTCAGCTACAGGCTGTGGATCCCGCCGAGGTTCTTTCGGAAGTCACGCAGCAGTACAGCCGGCTGGCCAAAGAAAAAGGCATTTGTTTTAAAATCACTCAAAGAAACAGGCAGCCTCCCTATATCAGCACCGACCGGCCATTGTTCAAACGCCTCCTCTCAAATCTCGTATCGAACGCGATAAAATATACTTTCCATGGCGGCGTCACGATAGGATGGGTAAGATTGCCAAATACGCTTAGAATTGATGTGTGGGATACTGGAATCGGGATTCCAGCAGAGCATCGGGAAAAGATTTTTTCAGAATATTATCAGATAAACAATCCTGGCAGAGACAGAAGCCGAGGCATCGGTTTGGGTCTGTCTATAGTCCATAAAATAGAATCGATTCTGCCACGACACCGGCTCAGTTTTTCATCCGTTGAGGGGCGTGGATCGCGTTTCTCTCTTTACGCACCGGTCACCGCAGGCAGGGTATCGGACGCGCCCTCGATGAGTGGGGGCGGCGCCCCCCCCAGGGATCTAAGTGGAAAATATGTTGTTGTCTGTGACGATGAACCAGCGCTGCTGCGAGGCTTGACGCAACTGTTCGTCAGCGCGGGCGCACTGGTTGATAGCGTTAGCTCACTGACAGAAACGCGTGGGTTGCTCGAGACCATCGGCAGGGAGCCAGACGTCATCGTTACGGACATGCGTCTTCAAGGCGGCGACACGGGGATTCAGGTCGCAGAGACCATTCGATCGCACTGGGAGGTCAGGACGCCCGTTGCATTCATAACAGGCGAGCTCATTACATCCGACTCGCAGTCAATGCGCGGCTTCCAGCCGCCGTTCACCATCATCCGGAAATCGTCAGATCCGGAACAGATTGTTGGACAGGTCCATGCGCTGCTCAACGCGGACAGCCGACGACCTGGTCTGGAGAGCTGA
- a CDS encoding nucleotide-binding protein has translation MSTTATPPSLSSAQIEHRIRALDEHVDQLRAIDVQTYSDDNKQILVALQARIRDTLERCFGDNSSRYRHFQGAGYLYEPIGRPGIFTKRGALEAQLREEVGENIRRSIGLLQSARASLQAELADIEHQLSPVSNANSKSMPLSRRVFVVHGHDNGARETVARFLEHIDFEPVILHEQANQGRTIIEKFEAHGDVGFAVVLLTPDDEGCVKGGELQPRARQNVVLELGYFIGRLGRNKVCALKSGDLELPSDYQGVLWETMDSGGGWKLKLASELAAAGYEVHLSTKRP, from the coding sequence TTGAGCACCACGGCTACCCCTCCATCGCTGTCATCGGCCCAGATTGAACATCGGATCCGCGCGCTCGACGAACATGTTGATCAACTACGCGCAATCGATGTTCAGACGTATTCGGACGACAACAAGCAAATTCTCGTCGCCTTGCAGGCCAGGATCCGCGACACGCTTGAGCGTTGCTTTGGCGATAACTCGTCGCGCTATCGCCATTTTCAGGGCGCGGGGTATTTGTATGAGCCCATTGGACGACCAGGCATTTTTACTAAGCGTGGTGCATTGGAGGCTCAACTTCGAGAGGAGGTTGGAGAGAACATCAGACGGTCCATCGGACTTCTTCAGTCGGCACGGGCCTCACTGCAGGCTGAGCTGGCGGACATTGAGCACCAGTTATCGCCTGTGAGTAATGCCAATTCGAAATCGATGCCGCTTTCCCGGCGCGTGTTCGTTGTTCATGGCCACGACAACGGAGCCCGCGAGACCGTCGCACGCTTCCTTGAGCACATCGACTTCGAGCCGGTCATCCTGCATGAGCAGGCCAACCAGGGCCGAACGATCATCGAAAAATTCGAGGCGCACGGCGATGTCGGGTTTGCCGTCGTGCTGCTCACGCCCGACGATGAAGGGTGCGTGAAGGGCGGTGAGCTTCAGCCTCGCGCACGGCAGAATGTCGTGCTCGAACTCGGGTATTTCATTGGGCGGCTTGGCCGGAACAAGGTATGTGCTCTCAAGAGCGGAGATCTTGAGCTACCCAGCGATTACCAAGGTGTGCTTTGGGAAACGATGGATAGCGGAGGCGGCTGGAAGCTCAAATTAGCCAGTGAGCTCGCGGCCGCAGGCTATGAGGTCCATTTGAGTACAAAAAGGCCATGA
- a CDS encoding tyrosine-type recombinase/integrase — protein sequence MNQLVALDAIPTPALVTAAGERAGIRFLEFFASAIRNPHTRRAYARAAGDFLAWCAGAGVPSITAVQPLHVAAWIERQTQALSAPTVKQHLAAIRHLFDWLVTGQIVPHNPAASVRGPSHTAKKGRTPVLDATEARQLLDSIDVTTPAGLRDRALIALMVFSFARVGAALAMRVEDVYVQHRRLWVRLREKGGKQHAIPCHHTLEAYLHAYLDGAGIGGDPKEPLFRTIRRGTGQLSTTPLPQANAYAMVRRRALAAGIGTAIGNHTFRATGITAYLKNGGTLENAAAMANHASTRTTQLYDRRRDDISLDEVERIHV from the coding sequence ATGAACCAGCTCGTCGCGCTCGATGCCATTCCCACCCCGGCGCTGGTCACTGCCGCCGGCGAGCGGGCAGGCATCCGCTTCCTGGAGTTCTTCGCGTCGGCGATCCGCAATCCACACACGCGGCGTGCCTATGCGCGCGCCGCAGGGGATTTTCTCGCCTGGTGCGCCGGCGCCGGGGTGCCGTCGATCACGGCGGTGCAGCCGCTGCATGTGGCCGCCTGGATCGAGCGGCAGACGCAGGCATTGTCGGCGCCGACCGTCAAGCAGCACCTGGCCGCGATCCGCCACCTGTTCGACTGGCTCGTGACGGGCCAGATCGTGCCGCACAACCCGGCCGCCTCGGTGCGGGGGCCGTCCCACACCGCGAAAAAGGGCAGGACACCGGTGCTCGATGCGACCGAGGCGCGGCAGCTGCTCGACAGCATCGACGTGACGACACCGGCGGGGCTGCGGGACCGCGCGCTGATCGCCCTGATGGTGTTTTCGTTCGCACGGGTGGGCGCCGCGCTCGCGATGCGGGTCGAGGATGTCTATGTGCAGCACCGGCGCCTGTGGGTGCGCCTGCGTGAAAAGGGCGGCAAGCAGCACGCGATTCCCTGTCACCACACACTGGAGGCGTACCTGCACGCGTATCTGGACGGTGCCGGCATCGGCGGCGATCCGAAGGAGCCGCTATTCCGCACGATACGTCGCGGCACCGGTCAGCTCAGCACGACGCCGCTGCCGCAGGCGAACGCGTATGCAATGGTGCGTCGTCGGGCGCTCGCGGCGGGCATCGGGACGGCGATTGGCAACCACACGTTCCGCGCGACCGGCATCACCGCCTACCTGAAGAACGGCGGCACGCTCGAGAACGCGGCGGCGATGGCCAATCACGCGTCGACGCGCACCACACAGCTGTACGACCGCCGCCGGGACGACATCAGTCTGGACGAGGTGGAGCGTATCCATGTATAG
- the brxL gene encoding protease Lon-related BREX system protein BrxL → MSNGATPTRDALDDKVNRLFAGKVVRKDLVRKVKVGANVPVFVLEFLLGKYCASSDEVAIQMGLQVVNDTLANNYIRSDESMKAQATVKDRGRHTFIDKVKVRLVDSDYWAEVTNFGHKNVHVPEHYVRDYERLVMGGVWAQVDMRFEYDEESRGKNPFWIDKLTPIQIATFDLEEYRRIRSEFTADEWLDLILRSMGYEPGEMSRRLKLLLLVRLVPLAERNYNLVELGPRGTGKSYVVQEVSPYSALLTGGTTVANLFGHMSGRQKGMVQIWDVVGFDEVADLQKMPKEVITTMKTYCESGIFQRGQEAVSGDASIAMFGNTNQPVDVMVQTGHLFAPMPDIIRDDMAFIDRMHFYLPGWEIPKMRNDLFTNHYGFVVDYLAEALREMRKHNFTEIIDRHFSLGAHLNARDRKAVRKTVSGLMKILYPHGDVALDELGEILELAIEGRRRVKEQLKKMGAFEYYHTSFSYTLQDTGEEKFVGVPEQGGRDLIATDPLPPGTTYTAGVTSDGTVGLYRMEVSVSNGTGKLRLAGGVSGAMKESVQRAFSFLQTKKSEFGVARDFDVADFHVEVIDLLANRVEAELGVAFFVACYSALRKAPVTPALLILGDMSVQGNIKPLRSLTEPLQVAMDNGAKRALIPIENKRSFLDVSAEIMEHVDPIFYGDPKTAALKVLGGP, encoded by the coding sequence ATGAGCAACGGAGCGACCCCGACACGAGACGCACTCGACGACAAGGTCAACCGCCTGTTCGCCGGGAAGGTGGTGCGCAAGGACCTCGTCCGAAAGGTCAAGGTCGGCGCCAACGTGCCGGTCTTCGTCCTCGAGTTCCTCCTCGGGAAGTACTGCGCCTCGAGCGACGAGGTCGCGATCCAGATGGGCCTGCAGGTGGTCAACGACACGTTGGCCAACAACTACATCCGCTCCGACGAGTCGATGAAGGCGCAGGCAACGGTAAAGGACCGAGGCCGCCACACCTTCATCGACAAGGTGAAGGTGCGCCTTGTCGACTCGGATTATTGGGCCGAGGTCACGAACTTCGGCCACAAGAACGTACACGTCCCTGAGCACTACGTCCGCGACTACGAGCGCCTCGTGATGGGCGGCGTCTGGGCGCAGGTTGACATGCGCTTTGAGTATGATGAGGAATCGCGCGGGAAGAATCCCTTCTGGATCGACAAGCTGACCCCGATCCAAATCGCCACCTTCGACCTCGAGGAGTACCGGCGTATCCGCAGCGAGTTCACGGCCGATGAGTGGCTCGACCTCATCCTGCGGAGCATGGGCTATGAGCCCGGCGAGATGTCGAGACGCCTCAAGCTGCTGCTTCTGGTGCGGTTGGTTCCACTTGCGGAGCGCAACTACAACCTCGTCGAACTCGGACCGCGCGGTACAGGCAAGAGCTACGTGGTGCAGGAAGTGTCACCGTACTCTGCGTTGCTTACCGGGGGTACCACGGTGGCAAACCTGTTCGGCCACATGTCGGGGCGGCAGAAGGGCATGGTGCAGATCTGGGACGTCGTCGGATTCGATGAAGTGGCTGACCTGCAGAAGATGCCGAAGGAGGTCATCACAACGATGAAGACCTACTGCGAATCCGGCATTTTCCAGCGCGGCCAAGAGGCGGTATCCGGTGACGCTAGCATCGCAATGTTCGGCAACACCAATCAGCCGGTGGACGTGATGGTACAGACCGGCCATCTGTTTGCCCCCATGCCGGACATCATCCGCGACGACATGGCGTTCATCGACCGCATGCACTTCTATCTCCCAGGCTGGGAGATCCCGAAAATGCGGAACGATCTGTTCACGAACCACTATGGTTTCGTGGTCGACTATCTTGCGGAAGCGCTCCGCGAAATGAGGAAGCACAACTTCACCGAGATCATCGACCGCCATTTCTCCCTGGGAGCTCACCTCAACGCCCGTGATCGCAAGGCAGTACGCAAGACGGTTTCCGGGCTTATGAAGATCCTATATCCGCACGGGGATGTGGCTCTCGACGAGCTCGGTGAAATCCTTGAGCTGGCGATCGAGGGGCGGCGACGGGTCAAGGAGCAGCTCAAGAAGATGGGCGCCTTCGAGTATTACCACACCTCATTCAGCTACACCCTGCAGGACACTGGTGAGGAAAAATTCGTCGGCGTTCCGGAGCAGGGTGGACGCGATCTCATTGCGACCGATCCGCTGCCGCCCGGCACCACGTACACCGCTGGCGTGACCTCGGACGGAACAGTCGGCCTGTACAGGATGGAGGTGTCTGTGTCGAATGGCACCGGCAAGCTCAGACTGGCGGGTGGCGTGTCGGGCGCCATGAAGGAGTCGGTGCAGCGTGCGTTCAGCTTTCTGCAGACCAAGAAGTCGGAATTCGGAGTCGCTCGGGACTTCGACGTCGCTGACTTTCATGTTGAGGTCATCGACCTGTTGGCGAACCGGGTTGAGGCCGAGCTGGGGGTCGCTTTCTTCGTGGCTTGCTACTCGGCGCTGCGTAAGGCTCCGGTCACACCGGCCTTACTGATCCTGGGCGACATGAGCGTGCAAGGGAACATCAAGCCGCTTCGCTCGCTCACCGAACCTCTCCAGGTTGCAATGGATAACGGTGCGAAGCGCGCACTGATTCCGATCGAGAACAAGCGGAGCTTCCTTGACGTCAGCGCCGAAATCATGGAACACGTCGACCCGATCTTCTATGGCGACCCAAAGACTGCGGCGTTGAAGGTGCTTGGCGGTCCGTGA
- a CDS encoding PglZ domain-containing protein — protein sequence MHPLHDYVAKQLADKLKSRRVVVWYDERGEFQTFIEEVRGDPRSASDPAPVDVGGTKASLAEYAGSMFELRSVVEPLVSGDDPRAVIIYMPNVARDRHASVLMELEKAGMTWEPQLKQLAKNVLLQKYTLGVVDEMLPFDRKVSYQDLARVAAGDSGAEPPSILKSIFYDTSGNDELLAAWLVSDARDSEIVSKEATRELTKLAKARLGLELQPDAPLAKLRAIALRYVLAGEFRLDLACDPPSSLDSVPKPASKDDESAVCELARRLRTRFPDAYAALADRVEDELGLNNATLPPSELGAIDTFRFEERALLRHAGDLISNSRFEEALGLITEREQSFWIDRDVSRKAQWEATRRMAELGNVALEVRNAVNKTSGDAAVWLDAYVSKDGWFRLDQAQRRMEVWVANLDEEPEERPLGVVRRAHEDTCHAMAVGFTKALVKSGWTVPGALHQTHIWSEHVADRPKPVAYILVDAMRFEMGVELAERLPKSSEVAVRAAVGALPSITPIGMAALQPGASASFLVLEKGGKLGASIDDSFLPDLASRKKHAAARVPNLVDMALDELLSLQASKLAKKLDRAQVVVVRSQEIDHAGETGFTFQARQVMDTVIDNLARAISKLAAGGIEHVVVSADHGHLFFAMDRDESMRTDAPGGDTVELHRRCWIGRGGATPPGCVRVSASSLGYASDLEFVFPAASGVFKAGGDLAFHHGGPSLQEMVIPVLTVRTKTREVARSSASPIEAAGLPNAVTNRIFSVKFTYGDKQMLLGATSIQVRPLLMAAGRQVGAVGMAVDAQFDRVTGIVELEPSKPATIAFLLRDESAASLRVVVQDPATDAELYRSPTDIPVRLGV from the coding sequence ATGCACCCGCTTCACGACTACGTGGCGAAGCAGCTCGCCGACAAGCTCAAGTCCCGTCGCGTCGTCGTCTGGTACGACGAGCGCGGCGAGTTCCAGACATTTATCGAGGAAGTGCGCGGCGATCCTCGCAGCGCGAGCGATCCCGCTCCGGTTGACGTCGGCGGCACGAAGGCGAGCCTTGCAGAGTACGCAGGATCGATGTTCGAGCTGCGCTCGGTGGTCGAGCCACTCGTGAGCGGCGACGATCCGCGCGCGGTCATCATCTATATGCCGAACGTCGCCCGTGACCGCCACGCGTCCGTCCTGATGGAGCTTGAAAAGGCCGGCATGACGTGGGAGCCGCAGCTTAAGCAGCTGGCGAAGAATGTCCTCCTCCAGAAATACACGCTCGGCGTCGTCGACGAGATGCTGCCCTTTGACCGAAAGGTCTCCTATCAGGATCTTGCGCGCGTCGCGGCGGGAGACTCCGGCGCCGAGCCTCCTTCGATTCTGAAGAGCATCTTCTACGACACGAGCGGCAACGATGAACTCCTCGCCGCATGGCTCGTGAGCGACGCGCGCGACTCAGAGATAGTAAGCAAAGAGGCAACGCGCGAGCTGACGAAGCTCGCGAAGGCGCGCCTCGGGCTCGAGCTGCAGCCTGACGCGCCCCTCGCGAAACTGCGCGCCATCGCGCTCCGCTACGTGCTCGCAGGCGAGTTTCGCCTCGACCTAGCGTGCGACCCACCCTCTTCCTTGGACAGCGTCCCCAAACCCGCATCAAAGGATGACGAGTCTGCTGTGTGTGAGCTCGCGCGGCGGCTCCGCACCCGCTTTCCCGATGCATACGCGGCACTCGCCGATCGCGTCGAAGACGAACTGGGCCTGAATAATGCGACGCTGCCGCCCAGCGAGCTTGGAGCTATCGACACTTTCCGTTTCGAGGAGCGTGCCCTGCTTCGTCACGCGGGTGACCTCATCTCGAACAGCAGGTTCGAAGAGGCGCTGGGACTTATTACAGAGAGAGAGCAGAGCTTCTGGATTGACCGTGACGTCAGCAGAAAAGCACAGTGGGAAGCCACTCGGCGGATGGCCGAGTTGGGTAACGTGGCGTTGGAAGTCCGAAACGCAGTCAACAAAACTTCGGGGGACGCGGCCGTGTGGCTGGACGCTTACGTATCGAAGGATGGCTGGTTCCGGCTCGATCAGGCTCAGCGCCGCATGGAAGTGTGGGTCGCGAACCTTGACGAGGAGCCCGAGGAGCGCCCGCTGGGAGTTGTCCGCCGAGCCCACGAGGACACCTGCCACGCGATGGCTGTGGGCTTCACCAAGGCGCTCGTCAAGTCTGGGTGGACCGTCCCTGGAGCGCTCCACCAGACACACATCTGGAGCGAACACGTCGCCGACAGGCCCAAGCCCGTCGCCTACATCCTTGTCGATGCCATGCGCTTCGAGATGGGTGTCGAGCTCGCCGAGCGCCTGCCGAAGAGCTCCGAAGTCGCCGTTCGAGCGGCCGTTGGTGCGCTGCCCAGTATCACGCCTATCGGCATGGCGGCGCTACAGCCCGGCGCTTCTGCGAGCTTTTTGGTTCTCGAGAAAGGCGGAAAGCTCGGTGCCAGCATCGACGACAGTTTCTTACCCGACCTCGCGAGCCGGAAGAAGCACGCGGCCGCACGTGTGCCAAACTTGGTCGACATGGCGCTTGACGAGCTCCTGAGCCTCCAGGCTTCGAAGCTCGCGAAGAAGCTCGACAGAGCACAAGTCGTCGTCGTTCGCTCGCAGGAGATTGACCACGCAGGCGAAACGGGCTTCACCTTCCAGGCGCGTCAGGTGATGGACACCGTCATCGACAATCTTGCACGCGCCATCAGCAAGCTCGCGGCTGGAGGAATCGAGCACGTCGTGGTGAGCGCGGACCACGGCCATCTGTTCTTCGCGATGGACCGCGATGAGTCGATGCGCACCGACGCTCCCGGCGGTGACACCGTGGAGCTACACCGGAGATGCTGGATTGGACGCGGCGGTGCCACGCCGCCCGGCTGCGTGCGCGTGTCGGCATCGTCCCTCGGCTACGCCTCTGACCTGGAATTCGTGTTTCCTGCTGCGTCGGGGGTCTTCAAGGCGGGCGGCGACCTCGCGTTTCACCACGGCGGCCCTTCGCTCCAGGAGATGGTCATCCCTGTGCTGACTGTGCGCACAAAGACGCGCGAAGTGGCTCGCTCCTCAGCGAGCCCGATTGAAGCGGCTGGTCTTCCGAATGCGGTGACAAACCGCATTTTCAGCGTCAAATTTACCTATGGTGACAAGCAGATGCTGCTCGGGGCCACAAGTATTCAAGTTCGACCGCTGCTGATGGCGGCCGGCCGGCAGGTGGGGGCCGTCGGTATGGCGGTTGATGCGCAGTTTGACCGCGTCACGGGCATCGTGGAGCTGGAGCCCAGCAAGCCGGCAACCATCGCCTTTCTACTGCGCGATGAGAGCGCCGCCTCTTTGCGCGTCGTAGTGCAGGACCCGGCAACCGATGCAGAGCTTTACCGCTCGCCTACCGACATCCCAGTTCGACTTGGAGTGTAA